In one Steroidobacteraceae bacterium genomic region, the following are encoded:
- the tsf gene encoding translation elongation factor Ts, with amino-acid sequence MEISAHKVKELRERTGAGMMECKKALIESGGDADAAAELMRKQGLAKADKKAARVAAEGTIALARDEQSKAAAIVEINCETDFVARGDDFREFSDAVAASALANPHSAAEQLSDAKLADGTTIDARRRELIAKIGENITVRRAARLKAPTHLGAYLHGTRIGALVAVEGGDAQLAHDLAMHVAASRPRYVAVSDVPEAEVAKEREILLEQARNEGKPAEIVAKMVEGRLRKNLAEQVLLGQPFVKDPDQTVEKLLKAAAAKVVGFERFEVGAGIEKAQSDFVAEVMSQVKSSGG; translated from the coding sequence GTGGAAATTTCGGCACATAAGGTCAAGGAACTTCGCGAGCGTACCGGCGCCGGGATGATGGAGTGCAAGAAAGCGCTCATCGAGAGTGGCGGCGATGCGGATGCTGCGGCCGAACTGATGCGCAAGCAGGGTCTGGCCAAGGCGGACAAGAAAGCTGCGCGCGTAGCGGCCGAAGGCACGATCGCGCTGGCACGCGATGAGCAGTCGAAGGCGGCGGCGATCGTAGAAATCAATTGCGAGACCGACTTCGTGGCCCGTGGCGATGATTTTCGGGAATTCAGCGATGCGGTAGCGGCCAGTGCGCTCGCCAATCCGCATTCAGCGGCCGAACAACTCTCGGATGCCAAGCTGGCGGATGGCACGACCATCGATGCGCGACGACGCGAGTTGATTGCGAAAATCGGCGAGAACATCACCGTACGCAGGGCTGCTCGCCTCAAGGCGCCGACTCATCTCGGCGCTTACCTGCATGGCACACGCATCGGCGCGCTGGTCGCCGTCGAAGGCGGCGATGCGCAGCTCGCACACGATCTGGCCATGCACGTGGCGGCAAGCCGGCCGCGGTATGTGGCCGTTTCCGATGTGCCGGAGGCGGAAGTCGCAAAAGAACGAGAGATCCTGCTGGAGCAGGCCCGCAACGAAGGAAAACCGGCGGAAATCGTCGCGAAAATGGTGGAAGGCCGTTTGCGCAAGAATCTGGCCGAGCAGGTCCTGCTTGGCCAGCCATTCGTCAAAGACCCCGACCAGACTGTCGAGAAGCTCCTGAAGGCCGCTGCTGCCAAAGTCGTTGGCTTCGAGCGATTTGAAGTCGGCGCCGGTATAGAGAAAGCACAGAGCGATTTCGTTGCCGAAGTCATGTCCCAGGTAAAAAGCAGCGGCGGCTGA
- the frr gene encoding ribosome recycling factor — MIEETLQDTAQRMHKCVQSFQSDLKKMRTGRAHPSLVEHLKVDYYGSDVPLQQIANISVEDARTLTIAPYEKNIVPAVEKAIMKSDLGLTPMTAGQIIRIPLPPLTEERRRDITKVVKQDAENARVAVRSVRREAMTDVKEYLKEKMISQDDEKRAEGEIQKLTDKFVAEVDNLLAAKEKEIMQV; from the coding sequence ATGATCGAAGAAACCTTGCAGGATACGGCGCAGCGCATGCACAAGTGCGTGCAGAGCTTTCAGTCGGACTTGAAGAAAATGCGCACCGGCCGGGCACACCCGAGTCTGGTCGAACATTTGAAGGTCGACTACTACGGTTCCGATGTGCCGCTGCAGCAAATTGCGAATATCTCCGTCGAAGATGCCCGCACTTTGACGATCGCGCCCTATGAGAAGAACATCGTGCCGGCGGTCGAGAAGGCGATCATGAAGTCAGATCTGGGCCTGACGCCCATGACCGCAGGCCAGATCATCCGCATTCCATTGCCGCCGCTTACCGAGGAACGTCGGCGCGACATTACCAAGGTCGTCAAGCAGGACGCCGAGAATGCTCGCGTCGCAGTGCGCAGTGTCCGACGCGAAGCGATGACCGACGTCAAGGAGTATCTCAAGGAGAAGATGATCTCTCAGGACGACGAGAAGCGGGCGGAAGGCGAAATCCAGAAGCTGACCGACAAATTCGTGGCCGAGGTCGACAACCTGCTCGCGGCCAAAGAAAAGGAAATAATGCAGGTTTGA
- the pyrH gene encoding UMP kinase, with translation MTESVGPRYRRMLVKLSGEALMGRGDYGIDPAVIRRIAGEIKQLVELPTQVALVIGGGNIFRGAGLARAGMDRVTADQMGMLATVMNALAMQDALESLGVHARVMSAIRINEVCEDYIRRRAVRHLEKGRVVIFAAGTGNPFFTTDTAASLRAIEIDADVLIKATKVNGVYSADPVHNPNATHYARLTFDTVLSDRLEVMDATAIVMCRDNNLRLQIYNLNTPGDLIRIARGEAVGTIVTRE, from the coding sequence ATGACCGAATCCGTCGGCCCCCGATATCGCAGGATGCTCGTCAAGCTCTCCGGCGAGGCGTTGATGGGGCGGGGGGACTACGGCATCGATCCGGCGGTGATCCGCCGCATCGCGGGCGAAATCAAGCAACTCGTGGAACTACCAACCCAGGTCGCGCTGGTAATCGGTGGTGGCAACATCTTTCGCGGCGCAGGCCTGGCGCGCGCCGGCATGGATCGTGTCACGGCGGATCAGATGGGCATGCTCGCCACGGTGATGAACGCGCTCGCGATGCAGGATGCACTCGAGTCGCTGGGCGTGCATGCCAGGGTCATGTCGGCGATCCGTATCAACGAGGTGTGCGAGGACTATATCCGCCGTCGCGCGGTGCGCCATCTGGAGAAGGGCCGCGTCGTGATATTCGCGGCCGGTACCGGCAATCCATTCTTTACGACCGACACAGCTGCCTCGCTGCGCGCGATCGAAATCGATGCCGATGTACTGATCAAGGCGACCAAGGTCAATGGCGTCTATTCGGCCGACCCGGTACACAACCCGAATGCTACGCACTATGCGCGTCTGACCTTCGACACCGTGCTCAGCGATCGGCTCGAAGTCATGGACGCAACGGCCATCGTCATGTGCCGGGACAACAATCTGCGGCTGCAAATCTACAACCTGAATACGCCGGGCGACCTGATACGCATTGCGCGTGGCGAAGCCGTTGGTACCATCGTCACCCGTGAATGA
- the uppS gene encoding polyprenyl diphosphate synthase: MTVPRHLAIIMDGNGRWAEQRNRDRSLGHEAGIAPVRMCVEECIRRGVGALTLFAFSSENWQRPQDEVTALMSLFISSLEMELPKLHENGVKLRFIGERDRLDDDLRARIGAAEQHTAANRRLELQVALSYGGRWDIARAARRLAEDVSAGRIRSTEIDESALATRLSLAGLPDPDLFIRTGGEHRISNFLLWNLAYSELWFTDTLWPDFSVADIDQAFANFTARQRRFGMTGAQLRGATSA, from the coding sequence ATGACTGTGCCACGCCATCTGGCGATCATCATGGACGGCAATGGGCGCTGGGCCGAGCAGCGCAATCGCGACCGCAGCCTGGGCCATGAGGCGGGAATCGCGCCGGTGAGAATGTGCGTCGAGGAGTGCATACGCCGCGGCGTCGGTGCACTGACGCTCTTTGCGTTCTCCAGCGAGAACTGGCAGCGCCCGCAGGATGAAGTGACGGCACTGATGTCACTGTTCATCAGCTCCCTGGAAATGGAGCTGCCCAAACTGCACGAGAACGGCGTCAAACTTCGCTTCATCGGCGAGCGTGACCGGCTCGATGACGATCTGCGCGCGCGAATCGGGGCGGCCGAGCAGCATACGGCGGCGAACCGGCGTCTTGAGCTGCAGGTTGCGTTGAGCTATGGCGGTCGCTGGGACATCGCCCGGGCGGCGCGCCGCCTGGCGGAGGATGTGAGCGCCGGCAGGATACGCAGCACGGAGATCGATGAGTCGGCGCTCGCGACGCGCCTCTCGCTCGCGGGTCTTCCGGATCCCGATCTTTTCATTCGCACCGGCGGCGAGCATCGCATCAGCAACTTCCTCCTCTGGAACCTCGCCTACAGCGAGCTGTGGTTCACCGATACCCTGTGGCCGGATTTCTCGGTCGCCGACATCGACCAGGCCTTTGCAAACTTCACCGCCAGGCAGCGCCGATTCGGAATGACCGGCGCGCAACTTCGCGGAGCCACCAGTGCTTAA
- a CDS encoding phosphatidate cytidylyltransferase, which yields MSALVFGAVVLAVLFALPSTAALALLLAIMAVAGWEWSGLVWGSRRAIRVAYSIAVVALCLGLPLLVPSRIGVDVFLVTALLWWICAFAWVTLRPGWTPVPLAVVAGLLVLVPAWLALRWLLSCEQGAQWILFCLLIMVAADSGAFFAGRHFGRVKLAPLVSPNKTWEGVMGGVLLACMVAIAGAWWFDVATSQLLLVSVAAVCFSIVGDLLESMFKRAAGVKDSGRLLPGHGGILDRIDSLTAGAPALVAGLRLLGVLQP from the coding sequence TTGAGCGCATTGGTGTTTGGCGCCGTGGTCCTCGCGGTGCTGTTTGCGCTGCCGTCGACTGCAGCACTTGCGCTGCTGCTCGCCATCATGGCGGTGGCCGGCTGGGAGTGGTCGGGGCTGGTCTGGGGCTCGCGGCGCGCGATTCGAGTCGCATATTCGATCGCCGTGGTTGCGCTGTGCCTTGGCCTGCCGCTGCTCGTACCGAGCCGCATCGGTGTCGATGTTTTCTTGGTGACCGCATTGCTCTGGTGGATATGCGCCTTCGCATGGGTGACGCTGCGGCCAGGCTGGACCCCCGTGCCATTGGCGGTCGTGGCGGGGCTTCTCGTCCTGGTGCCGGCGTGGCTAGCGCTGCGATGGCTCCTCTCCTGCGAACAAGGCGCGCAGTGGATACTGTTCTGCCTCCTGATCATGGTTGCAGCCGATAGCGGTGCGTTTTTCGCCGGACGGCATTTTGGCCGCGTCAAGCTCGCCCCGCTGGTATCGCCGAACAAAACCTGGGAAGGCGTCATGGGCGGCGTATTGCTTGCCTGCATGGTTGCCATCGCCGGCGCCTGGTGGTTCGACGTGGCGACGTCACAGCTCCTCCTCGTGAGTGTCGCGGCGGTGTGTTTCAGTATTGTCGGCGACCTGCTCGAGAGCATGTTCAAGCGCGCCGCCGGCGTTAAAGACAGCGGTCGCCTGCTGCCCGGACATGGCGGTATCCTGGATCGTATCGACAGCCTTACAGCCGGCGCGCCCGCACTGGTGGCGGGCCTGCGCTTGCTCGGAGTCCTGCAGCCATGA